The following are encoded in a window of Osmia bicornis bicornis chromosome 15, iOsmBic2.1, whole genome shotgun sequence genomic DNA:
- the LOC114876509 gene encoding probable Rho GTPase-activating protein CG5521 isoform X4 — MFSKKLHVDVKKSTLKIQDVKKDSATRFKHLKIVLENVDTDEAKGFFEGNFSHVYFILYDCFVSAEANLRQRELSFHIVHKAHREELEQVLQLLEKVLTLLPELLNRRWQCHSLARILQKLLHPGNSWKLRREAIRYFILWYQALGENAPEHIHQMFASLVPGFPPQQPSPYKSERKIDGKKDKFAKVIGCDDKDKREFYDTQLSQSTFHDNGSSQCPVTPVDNGPILPPQSGEKPLDNETVRFLEALLEFMVTQVVKIEWRDKSSRQHKTFQFLLERFKATYLRYICPEFDDNFSLYKPNLELPTMRKPTNQSQDNYVLCKVALIKWIASFTHVARKDARVTHLSHSTTPNEENTESELRRVSVTQNAVDSTSLSPESTVSQQENQNQDDSTVSAVTLVREVLYGNRDNVNFVHELYRQAFLLDFNHAGAIRKAIAVYKDWIQMNELPPFMLEPLESHKERDLEDNTKKDANDIDKSPSESYRQTRLRNDSYLGAIHRENLFIRAGLQNVLQVFITQASNVFFLENSGPNASLTLLEEQTDSCKRVLNVYRYVVMNSRLEPATWEQLLRVLLQITSLVLNEKSSRRKVQESIGGKLAPAIFQTLIVTWIKANLNVVISTQLWDQFLEVLTSLTQWEELIREWAKTLDTLTRVLARHVYNLDLNDLPLDRLSEQKTKKRRGVGSRAASTGSVQPPRKGSVDQDNNAVSKENVTDHPMRDLRKVRPLPRSASDNNIYNGKARVKVHRHRTHTVHSGIPVLPLSIEQDMARLLSTSSTSSSGVGRKMLPNRRAKSLDSVVIVDSEPPSPRCPSPTPSSGVDSNKDSPIQIENIDGSSIDTNDASERRSVMAGGGVRGWLPDVAVVLWRRMLSALGDVNNIQDPTLHGQVMDYLVQLTQTLIKIRLNQGVSGDNQVTPPAPELIPPLTVIAPWCFKAIQLPSQYEVGKLAAYRLICLLTIQPQDINLPKQHLTLFYRAVHNGIVSNDSKVLHVLVKYTGPRLFSLNLPGSSLLILDYIHAANVILSSQDIGAPRTEAVSIIGSLLSLPATTIKLPVLQPTSTDIVTMTCPDAKEHIITILLRSCRREPTGIARCVALSSIAMFVYRELCYKNQHPRIPESVTVLLLALKRMQRAERRRAGFCYPLMDQANHAIVAQVACDSLLLLCDKADTLLELYPNVPCKIIQILSETLGYMNTREKRGPLIISMLFCLGEWAMHLGPYVLLRVFQGKPLLMSLFSVLDNVVKDKINNDASQLNKSHEDEDDDFDPDITLDNLADETSMKSPRRGNIQSVQLAAKMVMMHLINHLGHFPMGIGAARLSSLVVELDDVPGIDGDELSSAIFHAPNIQLLMLSNSVIMSLVELAALDAPGGGVTAGLTTAPSLVRVLLRDLAGKASWDSSILYSQPFVEDDIPIAFTKHVEWKSKVQIEDLNSVTTSQTCTPRHTIRHREPHILPTFANAASDMDNLDDLLQYIGHTSPEVLTNPEVALNAPANPPQGHYLESETIATILNQRNAEQEHINNWNQHISMCASPISPPSCRPPPAPFHHCRLLFSHLGLSGWEQRTKLHLLSKNEKLLRELRNLDSQRSRETHKIAVIYVSQGQEDKNSILSNVTASKEYESFVARLAWEVELESHTGFLGGLIPGKASGVTAPYFATSFTEILFHVATRMPSDSPESLLQKTRHLGNDEIHIVWSEHWRDYRRDIIPTEFCDVLIVIYPLHNKLYRIQISRKPEIPFFGPLFDECIVEDKVLPGLVRTTALAASRAKRSTLMLYQHYYEERARSIDTVMRNHKEATTFEEFTANVYSPVQPPSPFSGTSSVSASSNLAAALIDSHQGRSGLRSSSAASSDNRANRVLHNLFRVSDGSRVWFSNDTPESTALHGISPRPVKKMSFKTGPKQRASTQSTPPDSPRYK, encoded by the exons ATGTTCAGTAAAAAACTTCATGTAGACGTCAAAAAGTCAACACTGAAGATTCAGGATGTTAAAAAGGATAGTGCAACTCGATTTAAGCATCTTAAGATCGTACTAG AAAATGTGGATACTGATGAAGCAAAGGGGTTTTTTGAAGGCAACTTCAGTCATGtgtattttattctatatgaTTGTTTTGTGTCGGCTGAAGCAAACCTAAGGCAAAGAG AACTTTCCTTCCACATTG tgCATAAAGCACACAGGGAGGAATTGGAACAGGTATTGCAGCTCTTGGAAAAAGTTTTAACTCTTCTCCCTGAGCTTCTTAACAGAAGATGGCAATGTCATAGTCTGGCAAGGATTTTGCAGAAACTTTTACATCCTGGTAATAGTTGGAAACTTAGAAGAGAAGCTATAAG gtattttattttgtggTATCAAGCACTTGGTGAAAATGCACCTGAACACATTCATCAGATGTTTGCAAGCTTGGTACCAGGCTTTCCACCTCAGCAACCATCTCCTTACAAGTCTGAACGTAAGATAGATGGGAAGAAGGATAAATTTGCTAAAGTAATTGGTTGTGATGATAAAGATAAGAGAGAATTTTATGATACACAATTGTCACAAAGTACTTTTCATGATAATGGGTCCAGTCAGTGTCCTGTCACTCCGGTGGACAATGGGCCCATTTTACCTCCGCAAAGTGGGGAAAAGCCTCTTGATAATGAGACTGTTCGATTTTTAGAAGCACTACTTGAATTTATGGTTACTCAGGTTGTAAAAATAGAATGGCGAGATAAATCTTCGCGACAGCACAAGACTTTTCAGTTTTTATTAGAACGTTTTAAAGCTACGTATCTTCGTTATATTTGCCCTGAGTTCGATGATAATTTCTCATTGTACAAACCGAATTTAGAATTGCCTACGATGCGTAAACCAACGAATCAGAGTCAAGataattatgtattatgtaaaGTTGCTTTAATTAAATGGATCGCTAGCTTCACTCATGTCGCTAGAAAGGATGCTCGTGTCACACATCTTTCACATAG CACAACTCCGAACGAAGAGAATACAGAATCAGAACTTCGTCGTGTTTCGGTTACTCAAAATGCAGTTGATTCTACTTCGCTGTCTCCTGAATCAACTGTATCTCAACAAGAGAATCAAAATCAGGATGATAGTACCGTTTCAGCAGTTACTCTTGTTAGAGAAGTTTTATACGGTAACAGAGATAATGTAAATTTTGTCCACGAATTGTACAGACAAGCGTTTTTGCTGGACTTTAATCATGCTGGTGCTATAAGAAAGGCTATAGCTGTTTATAAGGACTGGATCCAAATGAAT GAACTCCCACCATTCATGTTAGAACCATTGGAGAGTCACAAAGAAAGAGATTTAGAAGATAATACCAAAAAAGATGCAAACGATATCGATAAAAGTCCGTCTGAAAGTTATCGGCAGACGAGATTAAGGAACGACTCTTATCTTGGTGCTATACAcagagaaaatttatttataagagCAGGATTACAGAATGTTTTACAAGTATTCATCACCCAGGCTTCTAATGTATTTTTCTTAGAAAATTCCGGACCCAACGCGTCCTTAACATTGCTCGAAGAACAGACGGATAGTTGCAAAAGAGTTTTGAATGTTTACCGATACGTCGTAATGAATTCTAGATTAGAACCTGCTACTTGGGAACAATTGCTTAG gGTATTGTTGCAAATAACATCGCTTGTTTTAAACGAGAAATCTTCTCGACGCAAAGTTCAAGAGAGCATCGGTGGCAAACTTGCACCTGCTATATTTCAGACCTTAATCGTTACGTGGATTAAAGCTAACTTAAACGTTGTTATTTCTACTCAGTTATGGGATCAGTTTCTGGAAGTTTTGACGTCGTTAACACAATGGGAGGAATTAATTCGAGAATGGGCG AAAACATTGGATACTTTAACAAGGGTACTTGCCAGACACGTGTACAATTTAGATCTGAACGATCTGCCATTAGATAGATTGAGCGAACAGAAAACTAAAAAGCGTCGGGGTGTTGGAAGCCGCGCTGCATCCACAGGAAGCGTTCAACCCCCACGCAAAGGAAGCGTTGACCAAGATAACAATGCTGTTTCTAAAGAAAATGTTACCG ACCACCCTATGCGAGATTTAAGGAAAGTACGACCTCTTCCACGCAGTGCAAGTGATAATAATATATACAATGGAAAAGCACGCGTAAAGGTTCATAGACATCGTACGCATACAGTGCATAGCGGTATCCCTG TACTCCCCCTATCGATAGAGCAAGATATGGCGCGACTTCTATCAACTAGTTCAACATCATCGTCAGGAGTTGGTCGGAAAATGTTACCCAACAGACGCGCTAAATCTTTGGACAGCGTTGTTATAGTCGATAGTGAACCACCATCGCCACGTTGCCCTTCTCCGACGCCTAGCAGCGGCGTTGACAGCAACAAAGACAGTCCCATACAGATAGAAAACATTGATGGCAGTAGTATTG ACACTAATGATGCATCAGAAAGAAGATCTGTTATGGCAGGTGGGGGTGTCCGAGGATGGTTACCTGATGTAGCGGTTGTATTGTGGAGACGTATGTTATCGGCATTAGGAGACGTAAATAATATTCAGGATCCGACTCTTCATGGTCAAGTTATGGATTACCTTGTCCAATTGACACAAACCCTTATAAAA ATTCGTTTAAATCAAGGTGTATCTGGGGACAATCAAGTAACCCCGCCAGCTCCAGAACTTATACCGCCGTTAACAGTAATTGCTCCATGGTGTTTCAAG GCGATACAACTTCCTAGTCAGTACGAAGTTGGTAAATTGGCAGCATACCGTTTGATCTGCCTTTTAACAATACAGCCACAAGATATCAATTTACCAAAACAACACTTGACACTTTTTTATCGTGCGGTACATAATGGTATCGTTAGTAACGACAGTAAAGTATTACATGTACTGGTCAAGTATACCGGTCCTAGATTGTTCAGTTTAAATCTTCCTGGGTCTAGTCTTTTAATCTTGGATTATATTCACGCTGCTAATGTAATATTGAGCAGTCAGGATATCGgg GCACCACGGACGGAGGCTGTTTCAATAATTGGATCATTACTGTCATTACCTGCCACAACAATTAAATTACCTGTGTTGCAACCTACTTCAACAGATATTGTAACCATGACATGCCCAGATGCAAAG GAACATATAATCACGATTCTTTTAAGAAGTTGTAGGCGAGAACCAACCGGTATTGCAAGATGCGTGGCACTTTCAAGTATTGCTATGTTTGTGTACAGAGAACTGTGCTACAAAAATCAACACCCGCGGATACCAGAATCTGTCACGGTTCTTCTTTTAGCGCTTAAA CGGATGCAAAGGGCAGAGCGTCGGAGAGCTGGTTTCTGTTATCCACTAATGGATCAG GCCAATCATGCCATTGTCGCTCAAGTGGCATGTGATTCCCTGTTGTTGCTATGTGATAAAGCAGATACTCTCTTAGAATTGTATCCAAATGTGCCATGTAAAATAATTCAA ATTTTGTCAGAAACACTTGGATATATGAATACACGAGAAAAACGTGGTCCTTTGATAATATCAATGTTGTTTTGTTTGGGAGAGTGGGCTATGCACCTTGGCCCATATGTTTTGTTACGTGTATTTCAAGGGAAACCAttattaatgagtttattctcg GTGTTGGATAATGTAGTGAAAGATAAAATCAATAATGATGCATCACAATTGAACAAAAGTCACGAAGATGAAGATGATGATTTCGATCCTGATATAACTTTGGATAACTTGGCTGATGAAACTTCCATGAAATCGCCTCGACGCGGAAATATTCAGTCTGTTCAGTTAGCAGCAAAAATG GTAATGATGCATTTGATCAATCATTTGGGACACTTTCCAATGGGCATCGGAGCTGCACGCTTATCTTCGCTAGTCGTCGAATTAGATGATGTACCCGGCATCGACGGGGACGAACTTTCCTCTGCCATTTTTCATGCACCAAATATACAATTACTAATGTTATCGAATTCCGTGATAATGTCACTCGTTGAACTGGCGGCATTAGATGCACCTGGAGGAGGTGTTACTGCTGGATTAACAACAGCTCCATCGTTGGTTAGGGTTTTGTTAAGGGATTTAGCAGGGAAAGCATCTTGGGATAGTTCTATTTTATACAGTCAACCGTTTGTCGAAGACGATATTCCAATAGCATTTACAAAACACG TCGAGTGGAAATCAAAAGTACAAATAGAAGATCTGAACAGTGTCACAACATCTCAGACTTGTACACCTCGGCATACAATAAGACACCGCGAACCTCATATACTACCTACGTTTGCAAATGCTGCAAGTGATATGGATAATTTGGATGAT CTTTTACAATATATAGGACACACAAGTCCAGAAGTACTAACTAATCCAGAAGTAGCCCTTAATGCGCCTGCTAATCCGCCACAGGGTCATTATCTTGAAAGTGAAACCATCGCAACTATTCTGAATCAGAGAAATGCGGAACAAGAGCATATCAATAATTGGAATCAACATATTAG CATGTGCGCGTCGCCGATAAGTCCGCCATCGTGTCGACCACCTCCAGCGCCCTTTCATCACTGCCGTCTTTTATTTTCGCACTTAGGTTTGTCGGGTTGGGAACAACGTACAAAATTGCATTTGTTGTCAAAGAATGAAAAGCTTCTACGAGAACTAAGGAATCTCGATAGTCAACGATCCAGAGAAACGCATAAAATAGCGGTGATTTACGTTAGCCAGGGTCAAGAGGATAAGAATTCTATATTAAGTAATGTCACTGCTAGTAAAGAGTACGAAAGCTTTGTCGCGAGATTGGCGTGGGAAGTGGAACTCGAATCGCATACAGGTTTTCTTGGAGGTCTTATACCTGGTAAAGCATCCGGAGTAACAGCACCCTATTTCGCTACATCCTTCACGGAGATACTTTTTCATGTAGCGACGAGAATGCCTTCCGATAGTCCTGAAAGTTTGTTACAGAAA ACACGGCACTTAGGTAACGATGAAATTCACATAGTTTGGTCCGAGCATTGGAGAGACTATCGTCGAGACATTATACCAACTGAATTTTGCGATGTTTTAATAGTAATTTATCCGTTGCATAATAAATTGTACAGAATTCAAATTTCTCGAAAGCCAGAGATTCCATTCTTTGGACCCTTATTCGATGAGTGCATCGTGGAAGATAAAGTTTTGCCCGGGTTGGTCAGAACAACAGCATTGGCAGCAAGTAGAGCAAAACGATCTACCCTTATGTTGTACCAGCATTA ttATGAGGAGAGAGCAAGATCTATCGATACTGTCATGAGAAACCATAAAGAAGCTACTACATTTGAAGAGTTTACAGCTAATGTATATTCCCCGGTACAACCACCAAGCCCATTCAGCGGTACTTCTTCTGTATCTG CATCGTCAAACCTCGCAGCAGCCCTTATAGATTCCCATCAAGGTCGATCGGGTCTGCGAAGTTCTTCAGCAGCGAGCAGTGATAATCGCGCGAATAGAG TCTTACACAATCTATTCAGAG TTTCTGATGGGAGTAGAGTGTGGTTTAGTAACGACACACCGGAGAGTACAGCACTCCATGGAATTTCTCCTAGACCTGTGAAAAAGATGTCATTTAAAACTGGACCGAAACAGCGGGCCAGCACTCAATCCACACCACCTGACAGTCCAAGATATAAATAA